One Physeter macrocephalus isolate SW-GA chromosome 19, ASM283717v5, whole genome shotgun sequence genomic window carries:
- the TRAFD1 gene encoding TRAF-type zinc finger domain-containing protein 1, with amino-acid sequence MAEFLDGQDTRLCDNCKKEIPVFNFTIHEIHCQRNIGMCPICKEPFPKSDMETHMATEHCQVTCKCNKKLEKRQLKKHEETECPLRLALCQHCDLELSVLKLKDHEDYCGARTELCGNCGRNVLVKDLKTHPEVCGRDVEEKRDEVAMPPNAYDDSWGQDGIWIASQLRQIEALDPPMRLPRRPLRAFESDLFQSRTTYQRSMTAQFPIQNNLLEEQERQERNRSRQTLKEGGEDSANLDFMLALSLQNEGQSPNLAEQDFWRVICEADQSHEGPGALNDIRGAADETMLPCEFCEELYPEELLIDHQTSCNPSCALPPISVGNASPKGVEDPDVIFQKLMQQAASSQLDSLMGLSSSPPVEDSIIIPCEFCGVQLEEEVLFHHQDQCDQRPATANNHMSEGIPSQDLQPRQTSPELPKRRVRHQGDLSSGYMDDIKQEMAKGPTYPLPASRPTNNMTATSNRLSTSTSGSRPGCQPSPPRALKLNNLDSQGIQGHNRNSHNGALAPGHVPVVHSARSLYPENLVPSFPRGPSGRYGASGRSEGGRNPRVTPTTASYRSRTAKAKPPKQQGAGDAEEEEEEE; translated from the exons ATGGCTGAATTTCTGGATGGCCAGGACACTCGACTGTGTGACAACTG caaaaaagaaattcCTGTGTTTAACTTTACCATCCATGAGATCCACTGTCAAAGGAACATTGGTATGTGTCCTATCTGCAAGGAACCATTTCCCAAATCTGACATGGAGACTCATATGGCTACAGAACACTGTCAG GTGACCTGCAAATGTAACAAGAAGTTGGAGAAGAGGCAGTTAAAGAAGCATGAG GAGACTGAGTGTCCTCTACGACTTGCCCTTTGCCAGCACTGTGATTTGGAACTTTCTGTTCTCAAACTGAAAGACCATGAAGATTACTGCGGTGCCCGGACAGAGTTATGTGGCAACTGTGGGCGCAATGTCCTGGTGAAAGATCTGAAGACTCACCCTGAAGTTTGTGGGAGAGATgtggaggaaaagagagatgagGTTGCCATGCCACCTAATGCATATGATGATTCTTGGGGTCAAGATGGTATCTGGATTGCATCCCAACTCAGACAAATTGAGGCTCTGGACCCACCCATGAGGCTCCCTCGAAGGCCCCTGAGAGCCTTTGAATCAGACCTTTTCCAAAGTAGAACCACCTACCAAAGGAGCATGACAGCCCAGTTTCCAATTCAGAATAATCTAT tgGAAGAACaagaaaggcaggaaaggaataGAAGCCGACAGACCCTCAAAGAGGGTGGTGAAGACAGTGCAAACTTGGATTTCATGTTGGCCCTAAGTCTGCAAAATGAAGGCCAGTCCCCCAACTTGGCAGAGCAGGACTTCTGGAGGGTCATATGTGAGGCAGACCAGTCCCATGAAGGTCCCGGTGCTCTGAATGACATAAGGG GTGCAGCTGATGAGACCATGTTGCCTTGTGAATTTTGTGAGGAGCTCTACCCAGAGGAACTGCTGATTGACCATCAG ACAAGTTGTAACCCTTCATGTGCCTTACCTCCGATCAGTGTGGGCAATGCTTCTCCCAAAGGGGTGGAGGACCCTGATGTCATCTTCCAGAAGTTGATGCAGCAGGCTGCAAGTAGCCAGTTAGACTCTTTGATGGGCCTGAGCAGTTCACCTCCTGTGGAGGACAGCATCATCATCCCATGTGAATTCTGTGGGGTCCAGCTGGAAGAGGAGGTGCTGTTCCATCACCAG GACCAGTGTGACCAACGCCCAGCTACAGCAAACAACCACATGTCGGAGGGGATTCCTAGTCAGGATCTCCAGCCTCGACAGACCTCACCAGAGCTGCCCAAGAGGCGTGTCAGACACCAGG GAGACCTGTCTTCTGGTTACATGGATGATATCAAGCAGGAAATGGCTAAAGGGCCCACCTATCCTCTCCCTGCCAGCAGACCCACTAACAATATGACGGCTACTTCTAACCGCCTGTCAACATCCACATCAGGCTCCAGACCTGGGTGCCAGCCGAGCCCTCCTCGCGCTCTGAAGCTCAACAACTTAGACAGTCAGGGCATCCAGGGGCACAATCGAAACAGCCATAATGGGGCCCTGGCTCCTGGGCACGTTCCAGTGGTTCACTCTGCTCGAAGTCTCTACCCAGAAAACCTTGTGCCCTCTTTCCCCCGTGGGCCTTCAGGGAGATACGGAGCAAG TGGCAGGAGTGAAGGTGGCAGGAACCCCCGGGTCACCCCCACGACCGCCAGCTACCGCAGCAGAACTGCAAAG